In one Arachis duranensis cultivar V14167 chromosome 9, aradu.V14167.gnm2.J7QH, whole genome shotgun sequence genomic region, the following are encoded:
- the LOC107465516 gene encoding uncharacterized protein LOC107465516 — MASWEDIKNHSDEDEDSKYEAQIYFMAGHDQLDEICLASKKKKDMWYLDSGCSRHMTRKSTFFVKPNMYNGRFVTFGDDGKANESLCADFGRLMTSEFDMSMMGKPNFVLGLQIKQTPNRTFIHLEKYANELVKKFGIENAKPMDTFMHPNSWLEKGETEKDVDETRYER, encoded by the exons ATGGCTTCATGGGAGGATATAAAGAATCATTCGGATGAGGATGAAGACTCCAAATATGAAGCACAAATCTATTTTATGGCTGGTCATGATCAATTAGATGAG atttgcctagcatccaagaagaagaaagacatgTGGTACTTGGATAGCGGATGTTCTAGGCACATGACGAGAAAGTCAACATTCTTTGTCAAACCCAACATGTATAATGGAAGATTTGTGACTTTTGGTGATGACGGTAAAG CTAATGAATCACTTTGTGCTGATTTTGGTAGACTCATGACtagtgaatttgacatgagtatgatgggtaAACCTAACTTCGTCCTTGGGCTTCAAATAAAACAAACTCCTAATAGAACTTTTATTCACCTAGAGAAGTATGCCAATGAACTAGTTAAGAAGTTTGGAATAGAGAATGCCAAACCCATGGACACTTTCATGCACCCAAACTCATGGTTGGAAAAGGGTGAAACtgagaaagatgttgatgagactAGGTATGAGAGATAA